A single region of the Gasterosteus aculeatus chromosome 1, fGasAcu3.hap1.1, whole genome shotgun sequence genome encodes:
- the LOC120828853 gene encoding uncharacterized protein LOC120828853 isoform X30: MESKTPSKGPVGAGACGLQPLPEVAEPEDLSNVEGSKCQPGHPAGTKDAKEVHSLDSSPSSSESEDEGLCKKDKKKKKLKKKTKKKKKKDSSSSSSSSSSSSSSSSSSSSSSSSSSSSESDSEDDKKKKKKKQKKDEGQKECVWDDVIICSPGGQMEQPGAEGAEGVKMSQDCNSSDGEDDKKKKKKKKKKKKKKKQDKKKKKKKKDSSSSSSDCSCSDCSCSDCSCSDCEDEKKKKKKKKKKKKKKRKKKKKDSSSSSSDSSSSSSDSEDDKKKKDKKKKKKKKKKDKKKDSSCSSSSSSSDSDKDEKKKKNKNKKKKKKKKKKNDKEKKNKKHDEEQNELCGEAAPPASGECFSAGGETPGPSADGEKKKDDSADKVKKEPKEKEKCGAKAFADAIEEGHLSDDEGEGENHKKKKKKKKMLKKKKEKGSGSSSDNDDDDEEDKKKKKKKKKDSSSSSSSSDSCSSDSDEDKKKKKKKKKKKKDSGSCSSSSSSDSEEDKKKKKKKKKKKKKKKKKKMKDKDSSSSSCSDSEEDKKKKKKKKTKKKKDKDSSSSSCSDSEEDKKKKKKKKTKKKKDKDSSSPSCSDTEEDKKKKKKKKKSSCAESDDDKKKKKKKKDKKKKKKKKDCSSGSSSDSSDNDKKKKKKKRKDKKKKKDKEKDSDSSTSGDDKKKKKDKKKKKKDKKKDSKSSSSCPSDGSDKENKKDKKKKRSGSSGSETDNKKKRECSDGERGGEDPGAGRAGLPAPGGSCSTPAAAPAVPYVSLPSKPVVKMDPLRPSTVCRPSAPVSSAPASSAPVSSAPASSAPVSSAPASSVPVSSAPASSAPVSSAPASSAPVCSAPASSVPGSYVPGSFVAGSYVPGSYVPGSSSVGDKAPNRRPPSPMEALMGSPRRYGSSHLSSSDLLKGPKPYQ, from the exons ATGGAGAGCAAGACTCCGTCCAAAG GTCCTGTCGGAGCAGGTGCCTGTGGTCTGCAGCCCCTTCCTGAGGTAGCCGAGCCCGAAGACCTGAGCAATGTGGAGGGCAGCAAGTGCCAACCCGGACACCCTGCAGGGACAAAAGATGCAAAG GAGGTGCACTCATTGGACAGCTCTCCGTCTTCCTCGGAGAGCGAGGACGAGGGTCTCTGCaagaaagacaagaagaagaaaaagctgaaaaagaaaacaaagaagaagaagaagaag GATTCCagctcatcctcttcctcctcctcctcctcctcctcctcctcctcctcctcctcctcctcctcctcctccagtagCTCTTCAGAGAGTGACAGCGAG gatgacaagaagaagaagaagaaaaagcagaagaagGACGAAGGGCAGAAAGAGTGTGTTTGGGACGATGTTATCATATGTA GTCCTGGTGGCCAGATGGAGCAGCCGGGTGCAGAAGGTGCAGAAGGTGTGAAGATGAGCCAG GATTGTAACTCCTCAGATGGTGAAgatgacaagaagaagaagaagaagaagaagaagaagaagaagaagaagaagcaggacaagaagaagaagaaaaagaagaag GATtcgtcttcttcctcatctGACTGTTCCTGCTCCGACTGTTCCTGCTCCGACTGTTCCTGCTCCGACTGCGAGgacgaaaagaagaagaagaagaagaagaagaagaagaagaagaagaagaggaagaagaagaagaag GACtcaagctcctcttcctcagacaGCTCTTCATCATCCTCTGACAGCGAGgatgacaagaagaaaaaggacaagaagaagaagaagaagaagaaaaagaaagacaagaaaaag GATTCCAGCTGctcgtcttcatcttcatcttctgacAGTGATaaagatgagaagaaaaagaagaacaagaacaagaagaagaagaagaagaagaagaagaagaatgacaaggaaaagaagaacaagaaacac GATGAAGAGCAGAATGAGCTCTGCGGtgaagctgctcctccagcttctggtgAGTGTTTTTCTGCAGGTGGTGAGACTCCGGGACCAAgtgctgatggagagaaaaagaaagacgatTCTGCCGACAAG GTCAAGAAAGAGcctaaagaaaaagaaaaat GTGGAGCAAAGGCCTTCGCTGACGCTATTGAGGAAGGCCACCTGAGTGACGacgagggagaaggagagaaccacaagaagaagaagaagaagaagaagatgctgaagaagaagaaggagaag GGTTCCGGCTCATCATCAgacaatgatgatgacgacgaagaagacaagaagaagaaaaagaagaagaagaag gactcctccagctcctcctcttcgtctgaTAGTTGCTCCTCAGATAGTGatgaggacaagaagaagaagaagaagaagaagaagaagaagaag GATTCTGGATCCTGCTCgtcttcttcatcctctgatAGCGaagaggacaagaagaagaagaagaagaagaagaagaagaagaagaagaaaaagaagaagaagatgaaggatAAG gactcctcctcttcttcatgctCTGATAGTGaagaggacaagaagaagaagaagaagaagaagacgaagaagaagaaggataaG gactcctcctcttcttcatgctCTGATAGTGaagaggacaagaagaagaagaagaagaagaagacgaagaagaagaaggataaG GACTCGTCCTCTCCTTCATGCTCTGATACTGaagaggacaagaagaagaagaagaagaagaagaag TCCTCTTGCGCTGAGAGTGATGACGACAAG aagaagaagaagaagaagaaagataagaagaagaagaagaaaaagaag gATTGTTCCTCTGGATCGTCCAGTGATTCGAGTGATaatgacaagaagaagaagaagaagaaaaggaaagataagaagaaaaagaaagacaaggagAAG GACTCCGATTCTTCTACCAGTGGTgatgacaaaaagaagaagaaagacaagaagaagaaaaagaaggacaaAAAGAAG GACTCAAAGTCCAGTTCATCGTGTCCATCTGACGGCAGTGACAAGGAGAATaaaaaggacaagaagaagaag AGGTCTGGTTCATCAGGAAGTGAAACTGACAATAAGAAAAAGAGG GAATGCTCTGATGGCGAGCGAGGCGGCGAAGATCCCGGTGCCGGTCGGGCCGGACTTCCAGCTCCCGGTGGCAGCTGCTctacgcctgctgctgctcccgccGTCCCCTACGTGTCCCTCCCCTCCAAACCTGTTGTGAAGATGGATCCTCTGCGTCCTTCAACTGTCTGCCGGCCCTCTGCCCCTGTCTCCTCTGCCCCCGCCTCTTCTGCCCCTGTCTCCTCTGCGCCCGCCTCTTCTGCCCCTGTCTCCTCTGCGCCCGCCTCTTCTGTCCCTGTCTCCTCTGCGCCCGCCTCTTCTGCCCCTGTCTCCTCTGCGCCCGCCTCTTCTGCCCCTGTCTGCTCTGCCCCCGCCTCTTCTGTCCCTGGGTCCTATGTCCCTGGGTCCTTTGTCGCTGGCTCCTATGTCCCTGGGTCCTATGTCCCCGGCTCCTCGAGTGTTGGAGATAAGGCCCCCAATCGTAGGCCTCCCAGCCCCATGGAGGCCCTGATGGGGAGCCCGAGGCGGTACGGCTCCTCCCATCTCAGCTCAAGCGACCTATTGAAAGGCCCCAAGCCTTATCAATGA
- the LOC120828853 gene encoding uncharacterized protein LOC120828853 isoform X34: MESKTPSKGPVGAGACGLQPLPEVAEPEDLSNVEGSKCQPGHPAGTKDAKEVHSLDSSPSSSESEDEGLCKKDKKKKKLKKKTKKKKKKDSSSSSSSSSSSSSSSSSSSSSSSSSSSSESDSEDDKKKKKKKQKKDEGQKECVWDDVIICSPGGQMEQPGAEGAEGVKMSQDCNSSDGEDDKKKKKKKKKKKKKKKQDKKKKKKKKDSSSSSSDCSCSDCSCSDCSCSDCEDEKKKKKKKKKKKKKKRKKKKKDSSSSSSDSSSSSSDSEDDKKKKDKKKKKKKKKKDKKKDSSCSSSSSSSDSDKDEKKKKNKNKKKKKKKKKKNDKEKKNKKHDEEQNELCGEAAPPASGECFSAGGETPGPSADGEKKKDDSADKVKKEPKEKEKCGAKAFADAIEEGHLSDDEGEGENHKKKKKKKKMLKKKKEKGSGSSSDNDDDDEEDKKKKKKKKKDSSSSSSSSDSCSSDSDEDKKKKKKKKKKKKDSGSCSSSSSSDSEEDKKKKKKKKKKKKKKKKKKMKDKDSSSSSCSDSEEDKKKKKKKKTKKKKDKDSSSPSCSDTEEDKKKKKKKKKKSSCAESDDDKKKKKKKKDKKKKKKKKDCSSGSSSDSSDNDKKKKKKKRKDKKKKKDKEKDSDSSTSGDDKKKKKDKKKKKKDKKKDSKSSSSCPSDGSDKENKKDKKKKRSGSSGSETDNKKKRECSDGERGGEDPGAGRAGLPAPGGSCSTPAAAPAVPYVSLPSKPVVKMDPLRPSTVCRPSAPVSSAPASSAPVSSAPASSAPVSSAPASSVPVSSAPASSAPVSSAPASSAPVCSAPASSVPGSYVPGSFVAGSYVPGSYVPGSSSVGDKAPNRRPPSPMEALMGSPRRYGSSHLSSSDLLKGPKPYQ, encoded by the exons ATGGAGAGCAAGACTCCGTCCAAAG GTCCTGTCGGAGCAGGTGCCTGTGGTCTGCAGCCCCTTCCTGAGGTAGCCGAGCCCGAAGACCTGAGCAATGTGGAGGGCAGCAAGTGCCAACCCGGACACCCTGCAGGGACAAAAGATGCAAAG GAGGTGCACTCATTGGACAGCTCTCCGTCTTCCTCGGAGAGCGAGGACGAGGGTCTCTGCaagaaagacaagaagaagaaaaagctgaaaaagaaaacaaagaagaagaagaagaag GATTCCagctcatcctcttcctcctcctcctcctcctcctcctcctcctcctcctcctcctcctcctcctcctccagtagCTCTTCAGAGAGTGACAGCGAG gatgacaagaagaagaagaagaaaaagcagaagaagGACGAAGGGCAGAAAGAGTGTGTTTGGGACGATGTTATCATATGTA GTCCTGGTGGCCAGATGGAGCAGCCGGGTGCAGAAGGTGCAGAAGGTGTGAAGATGAGCCAG GATTGTAACTCCTCAGATGGTGAAgatgacaagaagaagaagaagaagaagaagaagaagaagaagaagaagaagcaggacaagaagaagaagaaaaagaagaag GATtcgtcttcttcctcatctGACTGTTCCTGCTCCGACTGTTCCTGCTCCGACTGTTCCTGCTCCGACTGCGAGgacgaaaagaagaagaagaagaagaagaagaagaagaagaagaagaagaggaagaagaagaagaag GACtcaagctcctcttcctcagacaGCTCTTCATCATCCTCTGACAGCGAGgatgacaagaagaaaaaggacaagaagaagaagaagaagaagaaaaagaaagacaagaaaaag GATTCCAGCTGctcgtcttcatcttcatcttctgacAGTGATaaagatgagaagaaaaagaagaacaagaacaagaagaagaagaagaagaagaagaagaagaatgacaaggaaaagaagaacaagaaacac GATGAAGAGCAGAATGAGCTCTGCGGtgaagctgctcctccagcttctggtgAGTGTTTTTCTGCAGGTGGTGAGACTCCGGGACCAAgtgctgatggagagaaaaagaaagacgatTCTGCCGACAAG GTCAAGAAAGAGcctaaagaaaaagaaaaat GTGGAGCAAAGGCCTTCGCTGACGCTATTGAGGAAGGCCACCTGAGTGACGacgagggagaaggagagaaccacaagaagaagaagaagaagaagaagatgctgaagaagaagaaggagaag GGTTCCGGCTCATCATCAgacaatgatgatgacgacgaagaagacaagaagaagaaaaagaagaagaagaag gactcctccagctcctcctcttcgtctgaTAGTTGCTCCTCAGATAGTGatgaggacaagaagaagaagaagaagaagaagaagaagaagaag GATTCTGGATCCTGCTCgtcttcttcatcctctgatAGCGaagaggacaagaagaagaagaagaagaagaagaagaagaagaagaagaaaaagaagaagaagatgaaggatAAG gactcctcctcttcttcatgctCTGATAGTGaagaggacaagaagaagaagaagaagaagaagacgaagaagaagaaggataaG GACTCGTCCTCTCCTTCATGCTCTGATACTGaagaggacaagaagaagaagaagaagaagaagaag AAGTCCTCTTGCGCTGAGAGTGATGACGACAAG aagaagaagaagaagaagaaagataagaagaagaagaagaaaaagaag gATTGTTCCTCTGGATCGTCCAGTGATTCGAGTGATaatgacaagaagaagaagaagaagaaaaggaaagataagaagaaaaagaaagacaaggagAAG GACTCCGATTCTTCTACCAGTGGTgatgacaaaaagaagaagaaagacaagaagaagaaaaagaaggacaaAAAGAAG GACTCAAAGTCCAGTTCATCGTGTCCATCTGACGGCAGTGACAAGGAGAATaaaaaggacaagaagaagaag AGGTCTGGTTCATCAGGAAGTGAAACTGACAATAAGAAAAAGAGG GAATGCTCTGATGGCGAGCGAGGCGGCGAAGATCCCGGTGCCGGTCGGGCCGGACTTCCAGCTCCCGGTGGCAGCTGCTctacgcctgctgctgctcccgccGTCCCCTACGTGTCCCTCCCCTCCAAACCTGTTGTGAAGATGGATCCTCTGCGTCCTTCAACTGTCTGCCGGCCCTCTGCCCCTGTCTCCTCTGCCCCCGCCTCTTCTGCCCCTGTCTCCTCTGCGCCCGCCTCTTCTGCCCCTGTCTCCTCTGCGCCCGCCTCTTCTGTCCCTGTCTCCTCTGCGCCCGCCTCTTCTGCCCCTGTCTCCTCTGCGCCCGCCTCTTCTGCCCCTGTCTGCTCTGCCCCCGCCTCTTCTGTCCCTGGGTCCTATGTCCCTGGGTCCTTTGTCGCTGGCTCCTATGTCCCTGGGTCCTATGTCCCCGGCTCCTCGAGTGTTGGAGATAAGGCCCCCAATCGTAGGCCTCCCAGCCCCATGGAGGCCCTGATGGGGAGCCCGAGGCGGTACGGCTCCTCCCATCTCAGCTCAAGCGACCTATTGAAAGGCCCCAAGCCTTATCAATGA
- the LOC120828853 gene encoding uncharacterized protein LOC120828853 isoform X1, which produces MESKTPSKGPVGAGACGLQPLPEVAEPEDLSNVEGSKCQPGHPAGTKDAKEVHSLDSSPSSSESEDEGLCKKDKKKKKLKKKTKKKKKKDSSSSSSSSSSSSSSSSSSSSSSSSSSSSESDSEDDKKKKKKKQKKDEGQKECVWDDVIICSPGGQMEQPGAEGAEGVKMSQDCNSSDGEDDKKKKKKKKKKKKKKKQDKKKKKKKKDSSSSSSDCSCSDCSCSDCSCSDCEDEKKKKKKKKKKKKKKRKKKKKDSSSSSSDSSSSSSDSEDDKKKKDKKKKKKKKKKDKKKDSSCSSSSSSSDSDKDEKKKKNKNKKKKKKKKKKNDKEKKNKKHDEEQNELCGEAAPPASGECFSAGGETPGPSADGEKKKDDSADKVKKEPKEKEKCGAKAFADAIEEGHLSDDEGEGENHKKKKKKKKMLKKKKEKGSGSSSDNDDDDEEDKKKKKKKKKDSSSSSSSSDSCSSDSDEDKKKKKKKKKKKKDSGSCSSSSSSDSEEDKKKKKKKKKKKKKKKKKKMKDKDSSSSSCSDSEEDKKKKKKKKKTKKKKKDKDSSSSSCSDSEEDKKKKKKKKTKKKKDKDSSSSSCSDSEEDKKKKKKKKTKKKKDKDSSSPSCSDTEEDKKKKKKKKKKSSCAESDDDKKKKKKKKDKKKKKKKKDCSSGSSSDSSDNDKKKKKKKRKDKKKKKDKEKDSDSSTSGDDKKKKKDKKKKKKDKKKDSKSSSSCPSDGSDKENKKDKKKKRSGSSGSETDNKKKRECSDGERGGEDPGAGRAGLPAPGGSCSTPAAAPAVPYVSLPSKPVVKMDPLRPSTVCRPSAPVSSAPASSAPVSSAPASSAPVSSAPASSVPVSSAPASSAPVSSAPASSAPVCSAPASSVPGSYVPGSFVAGSYVPGSYVPGSSSVGDKAPNRRPPSPMEALMGSPRRYGSSHLSSSDLLKGPKPYQ; this is translated from the exons ATGGAGAGCAAGACTCCGTCCAAAG GTCCTGTCGGAGCAGGTGCCTGTGGTCTGCAGCCCCTTCCTGAGGTAGCCGAGCCCGAAGACCTGAGCAATGTGGAGGGCAGCAAGTGCCAACCCGGACACCCTGCAGGGACAAAAGATGCAAAG GAGGTGCACTCATTGGACAGCTCTCCGTCTTCCTCGGAGAGCGAGGACGAGGGTCTCTGCaagaaagacaagaagaagaaaaagctgaaaaagaaaacaaagaagaagaagaagaag GATTCCagctcatcctcttcctcctcctcctcctcctcctcctcctcctcctcctcctcctcctcctcctcctccagtagCTCTTCAGAGAGTGACAGCGAG gatgacaagaagaagaagaagaaaaagcagaagaagGACGAAGGGCAGAAAGAGTGTGTTTGGGACGATGTTATCATATGTA GTCCTGGTGGCCAGATGGAGCAGCCGGGTGCAGAAGGTGCAGAAGGTGTGAAGATGAGCCAG GATTGTAACTCCTCAGATGGTGAAgatgacaagaagaagaagaagaagaagaagaagaagaagaagaagaagaagcaggacaagaagaagaagaaaaagaagaag GATtcgtcttcttcctcatctGACTGTTCCTGCTCCGACTGTTCCTGCTCCGACTGTTCCTGCTCCGACTGCGAGgacgaaaagaagaagaagaagaagaagaagaagaagaagaagaagaagaggaagaagaagaagaag GACtcaagctcctcttcctcagacaGCTCTTCATCATCCTCTGACAGCGAGgatgacaagaagaaaaaggacaagaagaagaagaagaagaagaaaaagaaagacaagaaaaag GATTCCAGCTGctcgtcttcatcttcatcttctgacAGTGATaaagatgagaagaaaaagaagaacaagaacaagaagaagaagaagaagaagaagaagaagaatgacaaggaaaagaagaacaagaaacac GATGAAGAGCAGAATGAGCTCTGCGGtgaagctgctcctccagcttctggtgAGTGTTTTTCTGCAGGTGGTGAGACTCCGGGACCAAgtgctgatggagagaaaaagaaagacgatTCTGCCGACAAG GTCAAGAAAGAGcctaaagaaaaagaaaaat GTGGAGCAAAGGCCTTCGCTGACGCTATTGAGGAAGGCCACCTGAGTGACGacgagggagaaggagagaaccacaagaagaagaagaagaagaagaagatgctgaagaagaagaaggagaag GGTTCCGGCTCATCATCAgacaatgatgatgacgacgaagaagacaagaagaagaaaaagaagaagaagaag gactcctccagctcctcctcttcgtctgaTAGTTGCTCCTCAGATAGTGatgaggacaagaagaagaagaagaagaagaagaagaagaagaag GATTCTGGATCCTGCTCgtcttcttcatcctctgatAGCGaagaggacaagaagaagaagaagaagaagaagaagaagaagaagaagaaaaagaagaagaagatgaaggatAAG gactcctcctcttcttcatgctCGGATAGTGaagaggacaagaagaagaagaagaagaagaagaagacgaagaagaagaagaaggataaG gactcctcctcttcttcatgctCTGATAGTGaagaggacaagaagaagaagaagaagaagaagacgaagaagaagaaggataaG gactcctcctcttcttcatgctCTGATAGTGaagaggacaagaagaagaagaagaagaagaagacgaagaagaagaaggataaG GACTCGTCCTCTCCTTCATGCTCTGATACTGaagaggacaagaagaagaagaagaagaagaagaag AAGTCCTCTTGCGCTGAGAGTGATGACGACAAG aagaagaagaagaagaagaaagataagaagaagaagaagaaaaagaag gATTGTTCCTCTGGATCGTCCAGTGATTCGAGTGATaatgacaagaagaagaagaagaagaaaaggaaagataagaagaaaaagaaagacaaggagAAG GACTCCGATTCTTCTACCAGTGGTgatgacaaaaagaagaagaaagacaagaagaagaaaaagaaggacaaAAAGAAG GACTCAAAGTCCAGTTCATCGTGTCCATCTGACGGCAGTGACAAGGAGAATaaaaaggacaagaagaagaag AGGTCTGGTTCATCAGGAAGTGAAACTGACAATAAGAAAAAGAGG GAATGCTCTGATGGCGAGCGAGGCGGCGAAGATCCCGGTGCCGGTCGGGCCGGACTTCCAGCTCCCGGTGGCAGCTGCTctacgcctgctgctgctcccgccGTCCCCTACGTGTCCCTCCCCTCCAAACCTGTTGTGAAGATGGATCCTCTGCGTCCTTCAACTGTCTGCCGGCCCTCTGCCCCTGTCTCCTCTGCCCCCGCCTCTTCTGCCCCTGTCTCCTCTGCGCCCGCCTCTTCTGCCCCTGTCTCCTCTGCGCCCGCCTCTTCTGTCCCTGTCTCCTCTGCGCCCGCCTCTTCTGCCCCTGTCTCCTCTGCGCCCGCCTCTTCTGCCCCTGTCTGCTCTGCCCCCGCCTCTTCTGTCCCTGGGTCCTATGTCCCTGGGTCCTTTGTCGCTGGCTCCTATGTCCCTGGGTCCTATGTCCCCGGCTCCTCGAGTGTTGGAGATAAGGCCCCCAATCGTAGGCCTCCCAGCCCCATGGAGGCCCTGATGGGGAGCCCGAGGCGGTACGGCTCCTCCCATCTCAGCTCAAGCGACCTATTGAAAGGCCCCAAGCCTTATCAATGA
- the LOC120828853 gene encoding uncharacterized protein LOC120828853 isoform X14 translates to MESKTPSKGPVGAGACGLQPLPEVAEPEDLSNVEGSKCQPGHPAGTKDAKEVHSLDSSPSSSESEDEGLCKKDKKKKKLKKKTKKKKKKDSSSSSSSSSSSSSSSSSSSSSSSSSSSSESDSEDDKKKKKKKQKKDEGQKECVWDDVIICSPGGQMEQPGAEGAEGVKMSQDCNSSDGEDDKKKKKKKKKKKKKKKQDKKKKKKKKDSSSSSSDCSCSDCSCSDCSCSDCEDEKKKKKKKKKKKKKKRKKKKKDSSSSSSDSSSSSSDSEDDKKKKDKKKKKKKKKKDKKKDSSCSSSSSSSDSDKDEKKKKNKNKKKKKKKKKKNDKEKKNKKHDEEQNELCGEAAPPASGECFSAGGETPGPSADGEKKKDDSADKVKKEPKEKEKCGAKAFADAIEEGHLSDDEGEGENHKKKKKKKKMLKKKKEKGSGSSSDNDDDDEEDKKKKKKKKKDSSSSSSSSDSCSSDSDEDKKKKKKKKKKKKDSGSCSSSSSSDSEEDKKKKKKKKKKKKKKKKKKMKDKDSSSSSCSDSEEDKKKKKKKKKTKKKKKDKDSSSSSCSDSEEDKKKKKKKKTKKKKDKDSSSSSCSDSEEDKKKKKKKKTKKKKDKDSSSPSCSDTEEDKKKKKKKKKKSSCAESDDDKKKKKKKKDKKKKKKKKDCSSGSSSDSSDNDKKKKKKKRKDKKKKKDKEKDSDSSTSGDDKKKKKDKKKKKKDKKKDSKSSSSCPSDGSDKENKKDKKKKRSGSSGSETDNKKKRECSDGERGGEDPGAGRAGLPAPGGSCSTPAAAPAVPYVSLPSKPVVKMDPLRPSTVCRPSAPVSSAPASSAPVSSAPASSAPASSAPVSSAPASSAPVCSAPASSVPGSYVPGSFVAGSYVPGSYVPGSSSVGDKAPNRRPPSPMEALMGSPRRYGSSHLSSSDLLKGPKPYQ, encoded by the exons ATGGAGAGCAAGACTCCGTCCAAAG GTCCTGTCGGAGCAGGTGCCTGTGGTCTGCAGCCCCTTCCTGAGGTAGCCGAGCCCGAAGACCTGAGCAATGTGGAGGGCAGCAAGTGCCAACCCGGACACCCTGCAGGGACAAAAGATGCAAAG GAGGTGCACTCATTGGACAGCTCTCCGTCTTCCTCGGAGAGCGAGGACGAGGGTCTCTGCaagaaagacaagaagaagaaaaagctgaaaaagaaaacaaagaagaagaagaagaag GATTCCagctcatcctcttcctcctcctcctcctcctcctcctcctcctcctcctcctcctcctcctcctcctccagtagCTCTTCAGAGAGTGACAGCGAG gatgacaagaagaagaagaagaaaaagcagaagaagGACGAAGGGCAGAAAGAGTGTGTTTGGGACGATGTTATCATATGTA GTCCTGGTGGCCAGATGGAGCAGCCGGGTGCAGAAGGTGCAGAAGGTGTGAAGATGAGCCAG GATTGTAACTCCTCAGATGGTGAAgatgacaagaagaagaagaagaagaagaagaagaagaagaagaagaagaagcaggacaagaagaagaagaaaaagaagaag GATtcgtcttcttcctcatctGACTGTTCCTGCTCCGACTGTTCCTGCTCCGACTGTTCCTGCTCCGACTGCGAGgacgaaaagaagaagaagaagaagaagaagaagaagaagaagaagaagaggaagaagaagaagaag GACtcaagctcctcttcctcagacaGCTCTTCATCATCCTCTGACAGCGAGgatgacaagaagaaaaaggacaagaagaagaagaagaagaagaaaaagaaagacaagaaaaag GATTCCAGCTGctcgtcttcatcttcatcttctgacAGTGATaaagatgagaagaaaaagaagaacaagaacaagaagaagaagaagaagaagaagaagaagaatgacaaggaaaagaagaacaagaaacac GATGAAGAGCAGAATGAGCTCTGCGGtgaagctgctcctccagcttctggtgAGTGTTTTTCTGCAGGTGGTGAGACTCCGGGACCAAgtgctgatggagagaaaaagaaagacgatTCTGCCGACAAG GTCAAGAAAGAGcctaaagaaaaagaaaaat GTGGAGCAAAGGCCTTCGCTGACGCTATTGAGGAAGGCCACCTGAGTGACGacgagggagaaggagagaaccacaagaagaagaagaagaagaagaagatgctgaagaagaagaaggagaag GGTTCCGGCTCATCATCAgacaatgatgatgacgacgaagaagacaagaagaagaaaaagaagaagaagaag gactcctccagctcctcctcttcgtctgaTAGTTGCTCCTCAGATAGTGatgaggacaagaagaagaagaagaagaagaagaagaagaagaag GATTCTGGATCCTGCTCgtcttcttcatcctctgatAGCGaagaggacaagaagaagaagaagaagaagaagaagaagaagaagaagaaaaagaagaagaagatgaaggatAAG gactcctcctcttcttcatgctCGGATAGTGaagaggacaagaagaagaagaagaagaagaagaagacgaagaagaagaagaaggataaG gactcctcctcttcttcatgctCTGATAGTGaagaggacaagaagaagaagaagaagaagaagacgaagaagaagaaggataaG gactcctcctcttcttcatgctCTGATAGTGaagaggacaagaagaagaagaagaagaagaagacgaagaagaagaaggataaG GACTCGTCCTCTCCTTCATGCTCTGATACTGaagaggacaagaagaagaagaagaagaagaagaag AAGTCCTCTTGCGCTGAGAGTGATGACGACAAG aagaagaagaagaagaagaaagataagaagaagaagaagaaaaagaag gATTGTTCCTCTGGATCGTCCAGTGATTCGAGTGATaatgacaagaagaagaagaagaagaaaaggaaagataagaagaaaaagaaagacaaggagAAG GACTCCGATTCTTCTACCAGTGGTgatgacaaaaagaagaagaaagacaagaagaagaaaaagaaggacaaAAAGAAG GACTCAAAGTCCAGTTCATCGTGTCCATCTGACGGCAGTGACAAGGAGAATaaaaaggacaagaagaagaag AGGTCTGGTTCATCAGGAAGTGAAACTGACAATAAGAAAAAGAGG GAATGCTCTGATGGCGAGCGAGGCGGCGAAGATCCCGGTGCCGGTCGGGCCGGACTTCCAGCTCCCGGTGGCAGCTGCTctacgcctgctgctgctcccgccGTCCCCTACGTGTCCCTCCCCTCCAAACCTGTTGTGAAGATGGATCCTCTGCGTCCTTCAACTGTCTGCCGGCCCTCTGCCCCTGTCTCCTCTGCCCCCGCCTCTTCTGCCCCTGTCTCCTCTGCGCCCGCCTCTTCTGCCC CCGCCTCTTCTGCCCCTGTCTCCTCTGCGCCCGCCTCTTCTGCCCCTGTCTGCTCTGCCCCCGCCTCTTCTGTCCCTGGGTCCTATGTCCCTGGGTCCTTTGTCGCTGGCTCCTATGTCCCTGGGTCCTATGTCCCCGGCTCCTCGAGTGTTGGAGATAAGGCCCCCAATCGTAGGCCTCCCAGCCCCATGGAGGCCCTGATGGGGAGCCCGAGGCGGTACGGCTCCTCCCATCTCAGCTCAAGCGACCTATTGAAAGGCCCCAAGCCTTATCAATGA